CGGCGTGTGCTAAACTACTAGGATGAAAATCCCCTACGGTCTCAGCAATTTTAAGCAAGTCATCAGCGAGGGCTATGTGTATGTCGATAAGACCGATTACATCGCCAAACTAGAAGCGGCAGGTCGCCACCTTATCCTGCTGCGTCCGCGCCGTTTTGGTAAAAGCCTGTTGCTGTCGGCGATGGAATATTATTACGACATCGCTTATCAGGACGACTTTGAGGCGTTGTTTGGCAATCTCTACCTCGGCAAACACCCTACTCCCCTTAAAAGCAGTTACCAAGTGCTGTTCATGGAATTCAGCGGGATTGCGACTGGGCAGGGATTCGAGCGGCTGTATGAGGATTTTGGGCGCGAAATAGCGCAGGCATTGCAAAAGTTTCTTAGTCGTTATGGTTATCCAGAGAGTACCTTGGCTGCTATCGAGCGTGAACCATCCCCGCAATCCCAGATGAAATATTTTTTCAGGGTGACTGAGGGGAGTAAAATCCTACTGCTGATTGATGAATACGACCATTTTGCCAATACCATTCTGGCGGACGACCTCAAATTATTCCAGCAAGTGATGGGCAAAGGCGGTTTCGTGCGGAGCTTTTACGAAACGCTCAAAACCGCGACCCAGCGCGGCGCGATTGACCGTTTATTTGTGACGGGTGTTACCCCGATCATGCTCGATAGTATGACCAGTGGTTTTAATATCGGTGAAAATTTGTCATTGCACGAAGATTTCAATGAGGCAGTGGGTTTTACCAGAAGCGAAGTGGCGGGGTTGCTTCAGCCGTTGGTGGATGCCTGCCAGCTTGATCCCGATGCTTTATTGGCGGACATCACGCGCTGGTACAACGGCTACCGTTTTTATCCTAAAGCGATTGATACGGTTTTCAATGCCAATATGGTGTTGTATTTCCTGAAGAACTTCCGCCGCAGAGATTGCTCTTACCCCGATCCTATGTTGGATGAAAACATTGCCTCGGATTACGGCAAAATCCTTGGGATGTTCAGTATCGGCAATCGTGATGACAATTTTATGGTGCTGGATGATTTGATCACGAACGGGGAGGTCACTGCGCAACAACGCCGTAAATTTGACTTTGACAAAGGCTTTGGGCGTGACGATTTCATCAGTTTAGTGGCGTATATGGGGTTTGTTTCACCGATCAAGAAAAGTCTGGCAGGCGAGGTGTTTAGCATCCCCAATTATGTGATGCAGGAATTGTATTTCCAGTATTTCAAGGTGGAGTTGGAACGTCGCAACCAAATGACGATTTCTAATCAGGCAATTGCGTTTGCGGTGGAAGCCTTGGCGTTGCAGGACGACATTCAGCCGTTGGTGGTGGAAATGGTGCAAGCGTTGCAATTGCTCTCTAACCGCGATGCGATGGGGATGGATGAGAAGCACGTTAAGGTGTTGCTGCTAACCTTGCTGTACCAAACCTCCGTGTATTTCATTCAGAGCGAGCGGGAAATTAATCGCAAGTACCCTGACATTATGCTGCTGGAACGCAGCCCGTTTGTGGTGGATCACCAGCATTTGATTGAGCTGAAATACAGCAAACAAACCGATGGTGAGGCGGGTTGGCAAGCCAAGCGGCAAGCGGGCATTGAGCAAGTGCAAGGGTATTTGCAGTTGCCCAATATCGCCGTGTTGCCTAAGCTCAGTGCTTGGTTGCTGGTCAGCGATGGGGTGCGGGTGGAGGTGGTGAAGGTGCGGTGAATGGCTTTCAAAGCAAATACCGCCAAGCCGCCACAACTCTGATCATCACTCCATCTTCCTGCCACTGTGCGTCTTCATCCCGCGTCACAATCACCCCTTGCTGAACGCCGCAAAAACGGCAAGCCGCCAGCAATCCTGCCACCTCCCGAGCACGGGTGGTGGGATCACCCAGCTCATAACACACCTGCATCGGTAACAACTCGCCCGTTGCTTGCTGCACCACAAAATCGCACTCCTGCGCCCCTTTCACAAACAGCAGTTCCAACCCTTGTTTGCGTAACTCCATTGCCATCAGATTTTCCAGCAACTTGCCTTTGTCTTGCCCCGCTCGCCAGCTAAAGGCATTGATCAAGCCGTTATCGACGATATAGGCTTTTTTGTCGCCTAATTCACGCCGCACCAATGACGGGTCATATTTGTACGCTAATTGCAGCAAGTAAATCGCATTCGCTTGTTCCAAATACTGGTGCAAGGTATCTTTGCTGACACGAAATCCCGCAGACTTGAGTTCGTTGTGAATTTTGTTGATTGACAACGGGCTAGTCACACTCTCGATGCAACGCCGGAGAAAAAACTTGAGTGCCTGCACATTACGTTCCTGATAACGCTCGATCAGGTCGCGATAGATCATCACATCGAAATATTCGGTCAGCAGTTTGCGGCGGATGTTGTCATCATCCAGCAACACCACCTCAGGAAAGCCACCGTGCAGCATAAATTGTTCAAAAGCAACGTTGATTAAGGCGACGGATTGCGAAGAATGCAGGTCAGGCACAATCCCTTGAAACGCCAGATATTCGCCAAATGACAGCGGAAATACTTCATAACGCAAGGTTCTGCCCCGCAAGGCAGTCGCGATTTCGCTCCCCAGCAATTTGCTGTTAGACCCCGTAATAAACAAATGGCGTGACACACTGTCATCCAGCCGCCGCACAAACAACTCCCAACGTGAAATATTTTGGATTTCGTCAAAGAAAAAGTAGCACTGCGCTAAATCCAATGCTGGATACAGTTCACGGTAAGCCTGCACAATCAAATCAAGCTCGTGGGTAGCGAGATCCAGCCGCTCATCCTCGAAATTCAGGTAA
The sequence above is drawn from the Thiothrix subterranea genome and encodes:
- a CDS encoding AAA family ATPase, with amino-acid sequence MKIPYGLSNFKQVISEGYVYVDKTDYIAKLEAAGRHLILLRPRRFGKSLLLSAMEYYYDIAYQDDFEALFGNLYLGKHPTPLKSSYQVLFMEFSGIATGQGFERLYEDFGREIAQALQKFLSRYGYPESTLAAIEREPSPQSQMKYFFRVTEGSKILLLIDEYDHFANTILADDLKLFQQVMGKGGFVRSFYETLKTATQRGAIDRLFVTGVTPIMLDSMTSGFNIGENLSLHEDFNEAVGFTRSEVAGLLQPLVDACQLDPDALLADITRWYNGYRFYPKAIDTVFNANMVLYFLKNFRRRDCSYPDPMLDENIASDYGKILGMFSIGNRDDNFMVLDDLITNGEVTAQQRRKFDFDKGFGRDDFISLVAYMGFVSPIKKSLAGEVFSIPNYVMQELYFQYFKVELERRNQMTISNQAIAFAVEALALQDDIQPLVVEMVQALQLLSNRDAMGMDEKHVKVLLLTLLYQTSVYFIQSEREINRKYPDIMLLERSPFVVDHQHLIELKYSKQTDGEAGWQAKRQAGIEQVQGYLQLPNIAVLPKLSAWLLVSDGVRVEVVKVR
- a CDS encoding ATP-binding protein, with protein sequence MTKKELLKTLIRDFHLRDIPTLKPRLLDIPLHLNKVVTLTGVRRSGKSSILLQAIEQLRQTVPREQIVYLNFEDERLDLATHELDLIVQAYRELYPALDLAQCYFFFDEIQNISRWELFVRRLDDSVSRHLFITGSNSKLLGSEIATALRGRTLRYEVFPLSFGEYLAFQGIVPDLHSSQSVALINVAFEQFMLHGGFPEVVLLDDDNIRRKLLTEYFDVMIYRDLIERYQERNVQALKFFLRRCIESVTSPLSINKIHNELKSAGFRVSKDTLHQYLEQANAIYLLQLAYKYDPSLVRRELGDKKAYIVDNGLINAFSWRAGQDKGKLLENLMAMELRKQGLELLFVKGAQECDFVVQQATGELLPMQVCYELGDPTTRAREVAGLLAACRFCGVQQGVIVTRDEDAQWQEDGVMIRVVAAWRYLL